One Fusobacterium sp. SYSU M8D902 DNA segment encodes these proteins:
- a CDS encoding PTS ascorbate transporter subunit IIC: MLDFILDILKVPAILVGLISLIGLLCQKKDFSETVKGTIKTILGFIVLGGGASILVGGLVPFGNMFEVGFKVQGIVPNNEAIVGVALAKYGTTTALIMTFGMVANILIARFTKLKYIFLTGHHTFYMACMIAVILAVAGFEGVALIAVGSLVLGFIMAFFPAIAQPTMRKITGTDDIGFGHFATTGYVLSAWIGSLVGKGSKSTEEMNLPKNLTFLRDSSISISLTMTVLYLITAFAAGPEYIEKNLSGGQNFIVYSIIQAITFAAGVFIITQGVRLVLAEIVPAFTGISQTLVPNAKPAIDCPVVFPYAPNAVLIGFLSSFFGGIIGLFILGALNWVLIIPGVIPHFFCGATAGVFGNATGGRRGATIGAFVHGLLITFVPVVLLPILGELGFSNTTFSDADFGVVGLILGVLTNNFNKYSIVVVFGIFILLAFFFPRNKKEEA, encoded by the coding sequence ATGTTAGACTTTATATTAGATATATTAAAAGTTCCAGCTATATTGGTAGGATTAATATCTTTAATAGGATTATTGTGCCAAAAAAAAGATTTTTCTGAAACAGTAAAAGGTACAATAAAAACAATATTAGGATTTATAGTATTAGGTGGGGGAGCTAGTATATTGGTAGGAGGACTAGTTCCATTTGGTAATATGTTTGAAGTAGGATTTAAAGTACAAGGAATAGTTCCTAATAATGAGGCAATTGTAGGAGTTGCTTTAGCAAAATATGGAACAACTACAGCTTTAATAATGACATTTGGTATGGTAGCAAATATATTGATAGCAAGATTTACAAAATTAAAATACATATTTTTAACTGGACACCATACATTTTATATGGCATGTATGATAGCAGTAATTTTAGCAGTTGCTGGATTTGAAGGAGTTGCTTTGATAGCAGTAGGATCATTAGTGTTAGGATTTATAATGGCATTTTTCCCAGCCATAGCACAACCTACTATGAGAAAGATAACAGGAACTGATGATATTGGATTTGGACATTTTGCTACAACAGGATATGTTCTATCAGCTTGGATAGGAAGTTTAGTAGGAAAAGGATCAAAATCAACTGAGGAGATGAATCTACCTAAAAATTTAACATTCTTAAGAGATAGTTCTATTTCTATCTCATTAACTATGACAGTTTTATATCTAATTACAGCATTTGCAGCAGGACCAGAGTATATTGAAAAAAATCTAAGTGGTGGACAAAACTTTATTGTTTACTCAATAATTCAAGCTATAACATTTGCAGCTGGAGTATTTATAATCACACAAGGAGTAAGATTAGTTTTAGCAGAAATAGTTCCAGCATTTACAGGAATATCACAAACATTGGTACCTAATGCAAAACCAGCAATAGACTGTCCAGTAGTTTTTCCATATGCACCAAATGCAGTTCTGATTGGATTTTTATCAAGTTTCTTTGGTGGAATAATTGGATTATTTATATTAGGAGCTTTAAACTGGGTATTAATTATTCCTGGAGTAATACCACACTTCTTCTGTGGAGCAACAGCAGGAGTATTTGGAAACGCAACTGGAGGAAGAAGAGGAGCAACAATTGGAGCTTTTGTACATGGATTATTAATAACATTTGTTCCAGTAGTTCTATTACCAATATTAGGAGAATTAGGTTTCTCAAATACAACATTCTCAGATGCTGACTTCGGAGTTGTAGGATTAATTTTAGGAGTATTAACAAATAATTTCAATAAATATTCAATAGTAGTGGTATTTGGAATCTTTATATTATTAGCGTTTTTCTTTCCAAGAAATAAAAAAGAGGAAGCATAA
- a CDS encoding transketolase, with protein MEKYLEMEKFSKRIRKETLKMLLHRGFGHLGGAMSIVETLAVLYTRMKVDPTNPKLDDRDYLVLSKGHAGPALYSTLALKGFFDLELLNTLNNNGTLLPSHPDRNLTPGIDMTTGSLGQGISAAVGIAIGLQRKGSQRKVYCIVGDGELNEGQCWEAIQFAAHNNLNNFTLLIDENKKQLDGTTEEICKAFDLAKKLESFGFDTRRVNGASIEEIDKAISVETEKSPKCIVLDTIKGQGVEYFEKLKANHHIRFTEEMKEILKSEIEKLDIE; from the coding sequence ATGGAAAAATATTTAGAGATGGAAAAATTTAGTAAAAGAATAAGAAAAGAAACTTTAAAAATGCTATTACATAGAGGATTTGGACACTTAGGAGGAGCTATGTCAATAGTGGAAACTTTAGCTGTACTATATACAAGAATGAAGGTAGATCCAACTAATCCTAAACTAGATGATAGAGATTATTTGGTATTATCAAAAGGACATGCAGGTCCAGCTCTATACTCTACATTGGCATTAAAAGGATTCTTTGATTTAGAGTTATTAAATACTTTAAATAATAATGGGACACTCCTTCCAAGTCATCCTGATAGAAATTTAACTCCTGGAATAGATATGACAACGGGATCTTTAGGTCAAGGAATATCAGCAGCAGTTGGAATAGCTATTGGATTACAAAGAAAAGGAAGTCAAAGAAAAGTATATTGTATTGTTGGAGATGGAGAGTTAAATGAAGGACAATGTTGGGAAGCTATTCAATTTGCTGCACATAACAATTTAAATAATTTTACTCTTTTAATAGATGAAAATAAAAAACAATTAGATGGAACTACAGAGGAGATATGTAAAGCTTTTGATTTAGCAAAAAAATTAGAAAGTTTTGGCTTTGATACAAGAAGAGTTAATGGAGCTTCAATAGAAGAGATAGATAAAGCTATAAGTGTAGAAACTGAAAAATCTCCTAAATGCATAGTTTTAGATACAATAAAGGGGCAGGGAGTAGAGTATTTTGAAAAATTAAAAGCTAATCATCATATAAGGTTTACTGAAGAGATGAAAGAGATATTGAAGAGTGAAATAGAAAAATTGGATATTGAGTAG